A genome region from Chryseobacterium sp. G0186 includes the following:
- a CDS encoding DUF5977 domain-containing protein, giving the protein MTTENLSEGTANVRVPIKDVSIDGYKLNLGLTYNTKGVLVNADAGVVGLNWNFSGLGLIVREVRDGGDEVKTTGHYVINTHCPPDGNGNYICYDKCYNVNIKDNQGLFYNLSALKSNTQNAVNNIHTFPLQRWYASGTISIGYPAPYDDSMLDIDTEPDIFKVSLPNGEFFEFYFDLDKKVKIKSGDYSNYIITYSQTGNHFSGFTIKNADGITFYFSNYEATTDGTSNQDYVSIPKNTPFKFAPERLSSCDPLTITQQNLLNEQVSTAWYLSKIVNQFGEEINFNYGVHNVLGWSIKKSGVSLTKYTMPMLNLIYTNSTAILFKMPKLRQDVLNNGYVSNLPEIESIEIYDVNKLKNTDITWTIPVSLAVNDLSNFNLLSTVKLNYFYSQSAGADPNKDDAIYKRMHLDNVLFKNKENKNEKYYRFKYYGDVNKIPIKIGGAQDGYGYTKFYGSPGSASDPFFDDTIIGNLKSIETNDALQSFYYEPNYYQKGNQGPSSRTTGAGVRIQKIITKTRDQEYSKEFKYGNKGVGHAYFNTSTESNGRKIDPLASDVYYEFVTEITKSKNNIVKDSTVYKYNVFKDIPATGPIPLGNSIYKSDLLTGYTVTRSGSSGNNSGNTFFYNKQTGGYPYLNSRDHFNLVNGKLLYVGNFSNTGQKVSESFFDYDINVSEDKFLFARRGEGGVYTIRQINMPLKKQTDVILYNGKEVKRVTNLLYNNKNLLNKKTESDGINEYETSYQYAHEINDFIGSAFLGNNSINPLALTTKKKDGLIISSEKNVYEMIGSKRLECYRDFFGMPSGCADVVTYPIIKTHSLTGIDGTNFPVVSDKVTKLNYYNTVAETQDQNGQYTSYINGYNNAYAIAVVKGARYDDIKDIPSVEPAITASNNGDESTLIAKLNLLSSDPQLSDYQITTYTYKPSVGISTITPPSGIRENYYYDSSNRLEKVKDINGNILKEYKYNYIPIVFSSAEKSKTFTRMNCGPGTTAGTATYAVTAGKYTSLISQEDADQQAENDLMSNGQSYADMNGVCTAYVCNITPTYLADIYYSSFQELSTNHFRAFLSLPLTNSSGGAAPNWSNGVFIGTLGPLCRPSSYKSISATSSGSSWSISIAPTGEVTLRSTGGASSGPISLTFEYDKN; this is encoded by the coding sequence ATGACCACTGAAAATTTAAGCGAAGGAACTGCAAATGTCCGGGTTCCTATTAAAGATGTATCCATTGACGGGTATAAACTGAACTTAGGATTAACTTATAATACAAAAGGAGTATTGGTAAATGCTGATGCTGGTGTTGTAGGCCTTAATTGGAATTTTTCAGGTTTAGGATTAATTGTGAGAGAAGTGAGAGATGGTGGAGATGAAGTTAAAACAACAGGGCATTATGTTATAAATACCCATTGTCCGCCAGATGGAAATGGAAATTACATTTGCTACGACAAGTGTTATAACGTTAATATTAAAGATAATCAGGGGCTTTTTTATAATTTGTCAGCTTTAAAATCAAATACACAAAATGCTGTCAATAATATACATACTTTCCCTTTACAGCGATGGTATGCTTCAGGAACTATTTCCATTGGCTATCCTGCTCCATATGATGATTCTATGCTAGATATTGACACTGAGCCGGATATTTTTAAGGTAAGTCTTCCTAATGGTGAATTCTTTGAGTTTTATTTTGATTTAGATAAAAAAGTAAAAATAAAATCGGGAGATTATAGCAACTATATTATCACCTATAGTCAAACGGGTAATCACTTTAGTGGATTCACCATTAAAAATGCTGACGGAATAACGTTTTACTTTAGCAATTATGAGGCTACTACGGATGGTACTTCAAACCAAGATTATGTTAGTATACCGAAAAACACTCCTTTTAAATTCGCTCCCGAAAGACTTTCATCTTGTGATCCACTAACAATAACCCAACAGAATTTATTGAATGAGCAGGTATCTACAGCATGGTATCTAAGTAAAATTGTCAATCAGTTCGGGGAAGAAATTAACTTTAATTATGGGGTTCATAATGTTTTAGGCTGGAGTATAAAAAAGAGTGGAGTATCTTTAACAAAGTATACGATGCCGATGCTTAACCTCATTTATACAAATAGTACAGCAATATTATTTAAAATGCCAAAATTAAGACAAGATGTACTTAATAATGGATACGTAAGTAATCTGCCGGAAATTGAGTCAATAGAAATTTATGATGTTAATAAACTTAAAAATACAGATATTACCTGGACGATCCCTGTTTCTTTAGCGGTTAATGATTTAAGCAATTTTAATTTATTAAGTACAGTTAAATTAAATTATTTTTATTCACAGTCCGCCGGAGCTGATCCAAACAAAGATGATGCTATATACAAAAGGATGCACCTTGATAATGTTTTATTCAAGAATAAAGAAAACAAAAATGAAAAATATTATAGGTTTAAGTATTATGGAGATGTCAATAAAATACCGATAAAAATAGGCGGAGCACAAGACGGGTATGGATATACAAAGTTCTATGGTTCTCCAGGCAGCGCTTCAGATCCTTTTTTTGATGACACTATTATTGGGAATTTAAAAAGTATCGAGACTAATGATGCATTGCAGAGTTTTTATTATGAACCTAACTACTATCAAAAAGGGAATCAAGGACCTTCTTCACGTACAACAGGAGCTGGAGTCAGAATTCAAAAAATTATTACCAAAACAAGGGATCAGGAGTATAGTAAAGAATTTAAGTATGGAAATAAGGGTGTAGGACACGCTTATTTTAATACCAGTACGGAGTCGAATGGTCGTAAAATTGACCCTTTAGCATCCGATGTATATTATGAATTTGTTACTGAAATTACAAAATCAAAAAATAATATAGTAAAAGATTCTACAGTATATAAATATAACGTATTTAAAGATATACCCGCTACTGGACCTATTCCTTTGGGAAATTCAATTTATAAATCGGACCTGTTAACAGGGTATACAGTGACCAGATCAGGTTCATCCGGTAATAACAGTGGAAATACTTTTTTCTATAATAAACAAACTGGAGGCTATCCTTATCTAAATTCAAGAGATCATTTTAATCTGGTTAACGGAAAATTACTCTATGTTGGAAACTTTAGCAATACAGGACAAAAAGTCAGCGAATCGTTTTTCGATTATGATATTAACGTCTCTGAAGATAAGTTCCTTTTTGCAAGAAGGGGTGAAGGGGGAGTATATACAATACGGCAGATCAACATGCCCCTAAAAAAGCAAACTGATGTAATACTTTATAATGGGAAGGAAGTTAAGAGGGTAACAAATCTTCTTTATAATAACAAAAATCTTCTCAATAAAAAGACGGAAAGCGATGGCATCAATGAATACGAAACCAGCTACCAATATGCCCATGAAATTAACGACTTTATAGGCTCAGCATTTCTGGGAAATAATAGCATAAACCCTCTGGCACTAACCACTAAAAAAAAGGATGGATTGATCATTTCCTCAGAAAAAAATGTGTATGAAATGATAGGGTCTAAAAGGTTGGAATGCTACAGAGATTTTTTTGGAATGCCTTCAGGTTGTGCAGATGTGGTGACTTATCCCATCATTAAAACACATTCCCTGACAGGTATTGACGGAACAAATTTTCCGGTCGTTAGTGATAAAGTAACTAAACTCAATTATTATAATACAGTTGCAGAAACACAAGATCAAAACGGGCAATATACCTCGTACATTAATGGCTATAATAATGCTTATGCAATAGCTGTTGTGAAAGGGGCCAGATATGATGATATCAAGGATATTCCAAGTGTTGAACCTGCGATTACAGCTTCAAATAACGGAGATGAAAGTACACTCATTGCGAAGCTTAATCTTCTGAGTAGTGACCCTCAACTTTCTGATTATCAAATAACGACTTATACTTATAAACCTTCGGTTGGTATATCAACAATTACCCCGCCGTCAGGTATTAGGGAAAATTATTATTACGACAGTTCTAACAGGCTGGAAAAAGTGAAGGATATCAATGGTAATATTCTTAAAGAGTATAAGTATAATTATATTCCAATTGTATTTTCCAGTGCAGAAAAAAGTAAAACCTTTACTAGAATGAACTGTGGTCCGGGTACCACAGCTGGAACAGCTACGTATGCGGTAACAGCAGGGAAATATACCTCCCTGATTAGCCAGGAGGATGCCGATCAGCAGGCGGAAAACGATTTAATGTCAAATGGACAGAGCTATGCTGATATGAATGGGGTTTGTACAGCATATGTCTGCAACATTACACCCACTTATCTTGCAGATATTTACTACTCCTCATTTCAAGAGCTATCGACCAACCACTTTAGAGCTTTTTTAAGCCTACCATTAACAAACTCAAGCGGTGGCGCTGCGCCGAATTGGTCTAACGGTGTATTTATTGGGACTTTAGGCCCTTTATGCAGACCCTCATCTTATAAAAGTATATCCGCAACATCTTCAGGAAGTTCATGGTCTATTTCAATTGCACCAACAGGGGAGGTTACTTTGAGATCTACAGGAGGTGCATCTTCAGGACCTATATCTCTCACTTTTGAATACGATAAAAACTAA
- a CDS encoding T9SS type A sorting domain-containing protein — MKRLYVGALSIGALTATYAQEVVWQKDIKSSTQDFLSQVITTIDQQYLITGSSIQSKKISTENKQNTGYDFHVVKLNQQGEEVWEKYFSGENHDYLSATVTTQDGGFLLAGTSYSGKSLDKKDDSKGGSDFWLIRINEFGDELWQKTIGGASDEEARSVIQTTDLGFFVAGNIQNVTKGYGSKDVLIIRLDKNGKELSQLILGGKGLDQVEKMIPTKDGGALLGMYSRSNAGGSKKTENYGEGDYWIIKLNKDGKVEWEKNYGGKGDDHVRTMALTSTGYLIGGESRSERSGSKTVGLEDGTDLWLISLNERGEELWQKSYNFGNRDILMGTSVLHSADDKSSKGILLGGYTQAEGRIQTDDETFWMLYLDQEGNEQWRKYVKGESRKKEERLSDIKLNRDGSIVLAGTSADELGKENWKIVKLGDKQLDQLIEKQDIKIYPNPVSDYAYVEIGFDFKEADIMLYDMGGRQLQSLKTKNKVTKINTQNLVQGAYLVAIKTDNHKAANAKLIKK, encoded by the coding sequence ATGAAAAGACTCTATGTAGGTGCACTGTCTATAGGTGCTCTTACGGCTACCTATGCCCAAGAAGTGGTGTGGCAGAAAGACATCAAATCCTCGACTCAGGATTTTCTTTCCCAAGTCATCACGACCATTGATCAGCAATACCTAATTACCGGAAGCTCAATCCAATCAAAAAAGATTTCTACAGAAAACAAACAGAATACCGGCTATGATTTCCATGTGGTGAAACTGAATCAACAGGGTGAAGAAGTGTGGGAAAAATATTTTTCAGGAGAAAACCACGATTATTTATCAGCAACAGTGACTACTCAAGATGGAGGTTTTTTATTAGCAGGAACATCCTACTCAGGAAAAAGTCTGGATAAGAAAGATGATTCTAAAGGTGGATCTGATTTCTGGCTGATCCGGATCAATGAATTTGGGGATGAGCTGTGGCAAAAAACTATTGGGGGAGCTTCTGATGAAGAAGCAAGATCAGTTATCCAGACGACAGATTTGGGCTTTTTTGTAGCCGGAAATATACAGAATGTCACCAAAGGTTATGGATCAAAAGATGTTTTGATTATACGTCTTGATAAAAACGGGAAAGAACTATCCCAGCTTATTTTAGGTGGAAAAGGACTGGATCAAGTGGAAAAAATGATTCCTACAAAAGATGGTGGAGCTTTACTGGGGATGTATTCAAGAAGTAATGCAGGAGGATCAAAAAAAACAGAAAACTATGGTGAAGGTGATTACTGGATCATTAAGCTGAACAAAGACGGAAAGGTGGAATGGGAAAAGAACTATGGAGGCAAAGGTGATGACCATGTAAGGACGATGGCTCTAACTTCCACAGGTTATCTCATCGGAGGTGAATCAAGATCAGAAAGATCAGGTAGTAAAACCGTAGGGCTTGAAGACGGAACTGATCTTTGGCTTATTTCCTTAAATGAGAGAGGTGAAGAATTATGGCAAAAATCCTACAATTTCGGAAACAGAGATATTCTGATGGGAACAAGCGTGCTTCATTCGGCAGATGATAAATCTTCCAAAGGAATTCTTTTAGGAGGCTATACTCAGGCAGAAGGAAGAATACAGACCGATGATGAAACTTTCTGGATGTTGTATCTGGATCAGGAAGGCAATGAGCAATGGCGAAAATATGTAAAAGGAGAATCCAGAAAAAAAGAAGAGAGACTTTCGGATATCAAATTAAACCGGGACGGTTCAATTGTTTTAGCCGGAACCAGCGCGGATGAACTTGGAAAAGAGAATTGGAAGATCGTAAAGCTGGGAGATAAGCAGCTTGATCAGTTAATTGAAAAGCAGGACATCAAGATTTATCCGAATCCTGTTTCAGATTATGCCTATGTAGAAATAGGTTTTGACTTCAAGGAAGCTGATATTATGCTGTATGATATGGGAGGAAGACAGCTTCAAAGCTTAAAAACAAAGAATAAGGTAACCAAGATTAACACCCAAAATCTGGTTCAGGGAGCTTACCTGGTGGCGATAAAAACGGATAACCATAAAGCAGCTAATGCTAAATTAATTAAGAAATAA
- a CDS encoding TCR/Tet family MFS transporter yields the protein MKKTGKKAAIGFIFITMLIDITGWGIILPVVPKLIGELIHSDLSEAAKYGGWLGFAYAITQFIFAPIVGNLSDKYGRRPIILISLFAFAIDYVLLALAPSIGWLFFGRIIAGLTGASISTASAYIADISTDEDRTKNFGLIGAAFGLGFILGPVIGGLLGHYGARVPFYFAALLCMGNFLYGLLILPESLEKDQRRPFNWKRANPIGTVNFLRKQSKISNLVIALILVYVALHAVQSNWHFFTMYQFNWTERTVGLSLGLLGLLLGLVQGILIRWTTPKLGEYKSVYFGLLFYALGLMLFAFTNQGWMMFVFLVPYSLGGICGPALQSIISKNVPANEQGELQGALSSLVSATSILGPPLMTNLFYYFTHDKAPFQFSGAPFFLASVLMFMSVIIIYFSFRQKSKKEAKD from the coding sequence ATGAAAAAAACAGGTAAAAAAGCAGCTATTGGATTTATATTTATCACGATGTTGATTGATATTACGGGTTGGGGAATTATACTTCCCGTGGTTCCTAAACTCATTGGAGAACTTATCCATAGTGACCTTAGTGAAGCTGCAAAATATGGAGGCTGGCTTGGTTTCGCTTACGCTATTACACAATTTATATTTGCACCTATAGTGGGCAATCTCAGTGATAAGTATGGAAGACGCCCAATTATTTTAATTTCTCTTTTTGCATTTGCTATTGATTATGTATTATTAGCATTAGCACCTTCTATTGGGTGGTTGTTTTTTGGAAGAATCATTGCCGGTCTTACTGGGGCTAGTATTTCAACAGCTAGTGCATATATAGCTGATATATCCACCGATGAAGATAGAACTAAAAATTTCGGCTTAATCGGCGCAGCTTTTGGACTAGGATTTATTTTAGGTCCGGTAATAGGTGGTTTACTGGGACATTATGGAGCAAGAGTTCCCTTTTATTTCGCTGCTCTATTATGCATGGGGAATTTTCTTTACGGACTGCTTATACTACCGGAAAGTTTAGAAAAAGATCAACGTAGGCCATTTAACTGGAAGCGTGCAAACCCTATTGGAACAGTTAATTTTTTGAGGAAACAGTCTAAAATATCAAATCTTGTTATCGCTTTAATTTTAGTGTATGTTGCCCTCCACGCTGTACAAAGCAATTGGCATTTTTTTACGATGTATCAATTTAATTGGACGGAAAGAACAGTAGGTCTTTCGCTTGGTTTGCTGGGTTTATTGCTTGGATTGGTACAAGGAATTTTAATTAGATGGACGACTCCAAAATTAGGAGAATATAAAAGTGTCTATTTTGGCTTGCTATTTTATGCTTTAGGTTTAATGCTCTTTGCATTTACGAATCAAGGATGGATGATGTTTGTGTTTCTCGTTCCCTATTCCCTAGGTGGGATCTGTGGGCCTGCACTTCAATCAATAATCAGTAAAAATGTTCCAGCCAATGAACAGGGGGAACTGCAGGGAGCATTATCAAGTTTAGTGAGCGCTACCTCTATTTTGGGGCCTCCACTGATGACCAACTTATTCTATTATTTCACTCATGATAAAGCGCCATTTCAATTTTCAGGAGCTCCATTTTTTCTGGCATCCGTTTTAATGTTTATGAGTGTAATTATTATATATTTTTCTTTTCGACAAAAAAGTAAAAAGGAAGCTAAAGATTAA
- a CDS encoding helix-turn-helix domain-containing protein, whose protein sequence is MALLITLDNVYKLYNLDPSKKTEGIIILNQQNDPKKAFTNNSRLFDGLLLGFLIQGSMKAQIHFLEYEINAGDIAILQPQLMIDTKSLSEDAQIVTIGLSLDFITAFPVLREFIMNNQIRWQPVIRLQPEEIKLQNELLALIQKFYNKKTSHNKTEMLRHLVMVLMSMISEVYSCLPSNKSLVKNRTHEIIDDFYLLISKHASQERSVAFYANKLHLTPQYLSTFLKQKTGKSVLQWIDHITILHAKTLLKSSNLSIKEISNELHFEETSVFCRYFKRIVGMSPKTYRNE, encoded by the coding sequence ATGGCTCTATTGATAACTTTGGATAATGTCTATAAATTGTACAATCTTGATCCTTCAAAAAAGACGGAAGGAATAATTATTCTGAATCAACAAAATGATCCAAAAAAGGCATTTACAAATAATAGCCGCCTATTTGATGGTTTATTGCTAGGGTTCTTGATACAAGGATCCATGAAAGCACAGATTCATTTTTTAGAATATGAAATAAACGCTGGTGATATTGCTATTTTACAGCCGCAATTGATGATCGACACCAAATCATTGAGTGAAGATGCCCAAATTGTTACAATTGGTCTTTCATTAGACTTTATTACAGCATTTCCAGTTTTGCGTGAGTTTATAATGAACAACCAAATTAGATGGCAGCCAGTTATAAGGCTTCAGCCTGAAGAAATAAAGTTGCAAAATGAATTATTGGCGCTTATACAGAAGTTCTACAATAAAAAAACTAGCCATAATAAAACGGAAATGCTTAGACATCTTGTTATGGTTCTTATGAGTATGATTTCTGAAGTATATTCTTGTTTACCGAGTAACAAAAGCCTGGTGAAAAACCGGACACATGAGATTATAGATGATTTTTATCTACTCATTTCAAAGCATGCCAGCCAAGAAAGAAGCGTTGCATTTTATGCTAATAAACTACATTTAACACCACAATATCTTTCCACCTTCCTGAAACAGAAAACGGGAAAATCTGTCTTACAGTGGATTGATCATATCACAATTCTACATGCTAAAACACTATTGAAATCTTCTAATTTATCAATTAAAGAAATTAGCAATGAGCTTCATTTTGAGGAAACAAGTGTCTTTTGCAGATATTTTAAAAGAATAGTGGGAATGTCGCCAAAAACCTATAGAAACGAATAA
- the gndA gene encoding NADP-dependent phosphogluconate dehydrogenase, which produces MEKYNYGVIGLGVMGRNLLYNIADNGFSTAGFDLDEEKVRELHHGATPGTSVKGTVSLEEFVSVLDSPRKIILMVPAGKPVDAVLESITPLLSPKDIVIDAGNSYFKDTERRIADLASKNLHFMGMGVSGGEQGARRGPSIMPGGDLEAFNLLKPMLELIAAKVNGEACTAYMGKGAAGNYVKMVHNGIEYAIMQLISEAYDLLRKGAHLNNDQLYEVFKTWNEGEMNSFLIEITRDIFQQKDDLTDGFLVDQILDKAGAKGTGKWTSEQAMEIGVSIPTIDIAVTSRILSAYKEERIKASQLYPKGAIAIPENTEAFIKEVGDALYLATLISYAQGLALLVKASEEYQFEIPLKDVVKIWRGGCIIRSVLLEKFYSAYSKDQNLSNILLDQGISEIVKDKIPALRKMAAFAASNGIPGLGIQSALGYFEAYTTESLPINLLQAQRDYFGAHTYQRIDREGVFHTSWQNLNK; this is translated from the coding sequence ATGGAAAAGTATAATTACGGGGTCATCGGTCTCGGAGTAATGGGAAGAAACCTGCTTTACAATATTGCCGATAACGGTTTTTCTACAGCGGGATTCGATTTGGATGAGGAAAAAGTAAGAGAACTCCATCATGGGGCAACTCCGGGAACTTCAGTGAAGGGAACTGTTTCTCTGGAAGAGTTCGTCTCGGTTTTGGACAGCCCGAGAAAAATTATTTTAATGGTGCCTGCAGGAAAACCTGTAGACGCTGTTCTGGAAAGCATTACACCGCTTCTCAGTCCAAAAGATATCGTAATTGATGCCGGGAATTCTTATTTCAAGGATACTGAAAGACGCATTGCTGATTTAGCTTCTAAAAATCTACACTTCATGGGAATGGGGGTTTCAGGAGGAGAGCAAGGCGCAAGAAGAGGGCCAAGCATTATGCCTGGTGGTGATTTGGAAGCTTTCAACCTGTTAAAACCTATGTTGGAATTAATTGCAGCAAAAGTTAACGGTGAAGCTTGTACCGCTTACATGGGCAAAGGTGCTGCCGGAAACTACGTAAAAATGGTTCACAATGGAATTGAGTATGCCATCATGCAATTGATCAGTGAGGCGTATGATTTACTGAGAAAAGGAGCTCATCTGAACAATGATCAGCTTTATGAAGTGTTCAAAACATGGAATGAAGGAGAGATGAATTCTTTCCTTATTGAAATCACAAGGGATATCTTCCAGCAAAAAGATGATCTAACAGACGGTTTTCTTGTTGATCAAATTCTGGATAAAGCCGGAGCGAAAGGAACCGGAAAATGGACATCCGAACAGGCAATGGAAATCGGAGTTTCTATCCCGACTATTGATATTGCAGTAACTTCAAGAATTTTATCAGCTTATAAAGAGGAGAGAATAAAAGCATCTCAATTGTATCCTAAAGGAGCAATAGCAATTCCGGAAAACACAGAAGCATTCATCAAAGAAGTGGGTGATGCCTTGTATTTGGCTACTTTAATCAGCTACGCTCAAGGTTTGGCTTTACTGGTAAAAGCATCTGAAGAATATCAGTTTGAAATTCCTTTAAAGGATGTTGTCAAAATATGGAGAGGCGGATGTATTATCCGTTCTGTTTTATTAGAAAAATTCTATTCAGCCTATTCTAAAGATCAGAATTTATCTAATATTCTATTGGATCAGGGGATTTCAGAAATTGTAAAAGATAAGATTCCTGCATTAAGAAAAATGGCTGCTTTTGCTGCATCAAACGGAATCCCGGGCTTAGGAATTCAGTCAGCTTTAGGATATTTCGAAGCTTACACCACAGAATCTTTACCCATCAATTTGCTTCAGGCTCAGCGGGATTATTTTGGTGCACATACGTACCAAAGAATTGACAGAGAGGGCGTTTTTCACACTTCATGGCAAAACCTAAATAAATAA
- the zwf gene encoding glucose-6-phosphate dehydrogenase — MSDNTILHPTTIVIFGATGDLAKRKLFPAFYNLYIDGRMPKGFNILALGRAENTDEKFRAYIKENLESFSRKTVTKEDWAGFQAHISYFQHQLDEEDSYQKLYQKLENFDKVYGIRGNRLFYLSIAPNFVSVISNHIKNTSIASDPAKDRIIIEKPFGHNKESAIELNNLLAQTFQEEQIYRIDHYLGKETVQNILAFRFGNSIFEPLWNHRHIESVQITVAEEVGVETRASFYEQTGALRDMIQNHLLQILCMVAMEPPVSLESGEIRDRKVDVLKSIRRISSDKVDHYAVRGQYGRGKVNGVKVNGYRQEEGIAADSNTETFAAIKFYLDNERWKNVPFYVRTGKKMKEKHSYITIQFKPLPHSTFSESSSLLSANRLIINIQPQMDIRLQFMSKKPGLSLELKPVEMIFDNFACQTDTPEAYETLLLEALVGDLTLFMRSDQVEEAWDVVKTIQETWETTKDSSFPNYDAGSWGPDDSNALVERQGHEWV; from the coding sequence ATGAGCGACAATACAATCCTGCATCCCACGACAATTGTTATTTTTGGTGCAACGGGGGATTTGGCAAAAAGAAAGCTTTTTCCTGCATTTTACAATTTATATATTGATGGCAGAATGCCCAAAGGCTTTAATATTTTAGCGTTGGGAAGAGCCGAAAATACGGATGAAAAATTCAGAGCCTATATTAAAGAAAATCTGGAGAGCTTTTCAAGAAAAACCGTAACCAAGGAAGATTGGGCTGGTTTTCAGGCTCACATCAGTTATTTTCAGCATCAGTTGGATGAAGAAGATTCTTATCAAAAGTTGTATCAAAAATTAGAAAATTTCGACAAAGTTTACGGAATAAGAGGAAACAGGTTATTTTACCTTTCTATTGCACCGAACTTTGTATCAGTCATTTCAAATCATATCAAGAATACTTCTATCGCTTCCGATCCTGCAAAAGATCGAATTATTATCGAAAAACCTTTTGGCCACAATAAGGAATCTGCTATAGAACTGAATAATCTTCTTGCACAAACCTTTCAGGAAGAACAGATTTACCGTATCGACCATTATTTAGGAAAAGAAACCGTTCAGAATATTTTAGCATTCAGGTTTGGAAACTCAATTTTTGAACCTTTATGGAATCACAGACATATAGAATCCGTCCAGATCACCGTTGCAGAAGAAGTAGGCGTGGAAACAAGAGCCAGTTTTTATGAGCAGACAGGGGCTTTACGTGATATGATTCAGAATCATCTTTTACAAATTCTTTGCATGGTTGCCATGGAACCGCCTGTTTCACTGGAGTCTGGGGAAATCAGAGACCGTAAAGTTGATGTTTTAAAATCAATCCGCAGAATTTCATCGGATAAAGTAGATCATTATGCTGTTCGGGGACAGTACGGAAGAGGAAAGGTAAACGGAGTTAAGGTAAACGGCTATCGTCAGGAAGAAGGAATTGCTGCTGATTCCAATACCGAAACATTTGCTGCCATCAAATTTTATCTGGATAACGAGAGATGGAAAAACGTTCCTTTCTATGTTCGTACCGGAAAGAAGATGAAAGAAAAGCATTCTTATATTACGATTCAGTTTAAACCGCTTCCCCATTCTACATTTTCAGAAAGTTCATCCCTTTTATCAGCTAACCGACTGATTATTAATATTCAGCCGCAAATGGATATCAGGTTACAGTTTATGTCGAAAAAACCAGGCCTTTCATTAGAATTGAAACCGGTAGAAATGATTTTTGATAATTTTGCCTGCCAGACAGATACTCCGGAAGCTTATGAAACCCTTTTATTAGAGGCTCTTGTAGGTGATCTTACGCTGTTTATGCGTTCTGATCAGGTAGAAGAAGCCTGGGATGTTGTAAAAACGATCCAGGAAACCTGGGAAACAACTAAGGATTCCTCTTTTCCGAATTACGATGCAGGAAGCTGGGGACCTGATGACAGCAATGCCTTGGTAGAGAGACAAGGACATGAATGGGTTTAG
- the pgl gene encoding 6-phosphogluconolactonase, whose translation MNITIFNTLDTLYQKAADTFVELSEQSIQKNGKFAVAVSGGSSPKAIFSLLATPEYADKIDWSKVYIFWVDERWVALDDEKSNFKMTLETLLNKVPVIKDQIFPMYKNGIEPEEYAKEYEMQIRNTLGEEGIFDFILLGMGDDGHTASLFPGEAVLDEKEKWVAAYYLKPQEMFRITLTEPIINKADHILIVTFGASKKHALNEVLNGEYNPKLYPLQLIEKKDSVQIFTDKEAGA comes from the coding sequence ATGAATATTACAATATTTAATACACTCGATACTTTATATCAAAAAGCAGCAGATACATTTGTTGAGCTTTCAGAACAGTCTATTCAAAAAAATGGAAAATTTGCAGTCGCGGTGAGCGGTGGTTCTTCTCCGAAAGCTATTTTCAGTTTATTGGCGACTCCGGAATATGCAGATAAAATAGATTGGAGCAAGGTTTACATTTTCTGGGTGGATGAAAGATGGGTTGCCCTTGATGACGAAAAGAGTAATTTTAAAATGACTCTGGAAACCCTTTTGAATAAAGTTCCTGTCATTAAAGATCAGATTTTTCCAATGTATAAAAACGGAATCGAGCCTGAAGAGTATGCGAAAGAATATGAAATGCAGATCAGAAACACATTAGGCGAAGAAGGCATATTTGATTTCATTCTTTTAGGAATGGGCGATGATGGTCATACCGCTTCTTTATTTCCGGGAGAAGCCGTTCTGGATGAAAAAGAAAAATGGGTGGCAGCTTATTATCTGAAACCTCAGGAAATGTTCAGAATTACTTTGACTGAGCCAATCATCAATAAAGCTGACCATATTTTGATTGTCACATTCGGTGCCTCTAAAAAACATGCTCTGAACGAAGTTTTAAATGGAGAGTACAATCCGAAACTGTATCCGCTTCAGTTAATTGAAAAGAAAGACAGCGTTCAGATTTTTACAGACAAAGAGGCTGGAGCTTAA